gcctgaggaccaccttgtcctggtgaaaaagcTCGGAAAAgcggcggatagaagtgatggccacaagaaaagccaccttccaagatagaactgacaggggaacctccctgagaggctcaaagggagaaaccctcagaacgtccagtaccaggtttaaatcccatgcatccacaggggccctgtacggcGGGACAGCATGGGCTACTccctgaaggaaggtcttaacctgtggcagagaagctaaagtcttctgaaagaggatggaaagcgcagagacctggcccgaatccagtcctgcctgaaggaaggccaaaagagAAGGCAGGGAATAGGTCATAAATggaacgcggttggactcgcaccaacggaagtaagccttccaggtccggtagtagatcctggaagacgaaggcttccgagcctgaatcatggtgtgaatcacccagtccgaaaggccggacgctcttagaaccacggtctcaacagccacgccgttaaactgagcgaccgagaattcgggtggcagatcggaccctgagacagcagatcgggcctgtctggaaggcgccagggagcgtccgcgagaaggttgacgagctctgcgaaccaagctctcctgggccaatccggggtgatcaggatgaccggcaccccttccgccttgatcttcaacagtttgggaagtaatggaaggggagggaacaggtagggcagcacgaactgtgaccaagggatggctagagcgtcgacgcccactgcgagaggatcgcgagacctggagacgaactgcggaaccttcctgttgattcgagacgccgtgagatccacgtccggagtctcccatcgaagacaaatctgatggaagacctccggatgcaaggaccattcccctgccgcgaggccctcgcggctgaggaagtcggcggcccagttgtccacgccggggatatgcaccgcggatatcaccggaactgttgcctctgcccaaaggaggatcttggatacctcggcaaaGGCCAAGGAGCTCCgggtccccccctgatggttgacataagccacggccgtggcgttgtccatcTGGATCCGGACTGGCaggcccctgagaatcctttcccagtggcggagggacagaaagatggcccgaatTTCGAGGATATTGATTGGCAGAGATGACTCCTGCGACGACCAACGGCCCTGGACCGTCAGGTGGCGAaaaaccgcaccccagccgagcaggctggcgtccgtcgtcaccacctgccagtgaactggaaggaaggacctgccctgggagacgagGGGTGACGCCAGCCACCAGTTGAGACCGTTTGACCCGAGAAGAGAGGCGGATCGGTcgatccagggagaagacggacctgtcccattgagacagaatggcttgctggaggggtcgcgagtgaaattgggcgaagggaatcgcttccaatgttgctaccatccttcCCAGAACCCTCATTGCCGATCGGAGGGAGGGAGGCCGGGGACCCTGGAGTAAGCGTATGTCCCGACAAAGAGTGGATCTCTTGTCTTTGGGAAGGAAGACtctggtctgacgagtgtcgaagagcatgcccaggaagatgatgcgctgagaaggaataaggcaggacttcttccggttggcCAGCCACCCGAAACGGACTAAGGTGTCGAGAACAATGGACaggctttcgtgagcctgagaaaaagacggagccttgatgaggatgtcgtcgaggtatggaaaaAGGACCAGGCCTCTGACACTCAAGATGGCCATCAGagccgccatgatcttcgtgaacaCCCTTGGAGCGGTTGCGAGGCCtaacggcagggcgacgaactgaaaatgttcccggAGCACTGCAAAGCGCAGGAAACGGTGATGACCGGGAaatatcgggacatggaggtaggcgtcctggatATCTATTGAGCACAGAAATTCCTGGGCCTCCATGGAAGCagttactgaacgaagggattccatcctgaagtgtctcagacgaacgctcctgttcagcaatttgaggtccagaatggggcgaaccttgccgtcttttttcggtaccacaaaaaggttcgagtagaaacccgtgaaccgttctttttctgggacgggaacgattactccggctttgaggagagaagcgatggctgTGAAGAAGCCCGGAACTAGAGCGGGATCTCTTGGAGgacgggattcgaagaaacgatcccggggtcgtgaaacgaactatcttgtatcccgaggatacagcttccctgacccatgcgtcctctactgcgGATACAGATGTCCCTGAAAAAGAagatggccgcccaacctgggagtTGAGCTTGagtcttgccgagagtcatgcagaggtggatcttccagtcctgggCCTGGAGGATCTGccctgggagtagcgaggacgccaggatggagtgggcctaaaggacaccgccttctcttgacgtgcctgtggcctctgttgctgctgggaaaaggagCTTGATGCAGCGAAGCGGCGAAAGGGTCGAAACTGCCGTCTAGGAGGAGTGCGACGAGGCTTAGCCTGGGGAGAAGAGAACTTGTACCCCcggtggcgtccttaatgatttggtccagctgggaaccaaatagacgagagccctggaagggcagactggtaagggacttcttggaagataagtccgcctgccaggccttgagccaaatggtccggcggatggcaacagcattgctggaagcctgagcagcacaagacgcggcatccagggaggcggagaccagaTATTCACCAGCGTGGGAAATTTGGTTGGCAAGCTCCGCTAGTTGCGCAGGAGGCGCCCTGTCCAGGATACCTCGACGGAGATCTTTGGCCCATTTGGAAATGGATTTAGAAACCCACGTAGAAGCAAAAGCTGGGCATAGCACTGCCGCAgctgcttcaaaggctgacttcgcgAAGGATTCTACAACTCTATCGTTAGagtccttcagagatgctccgccggacagaGGAAGCACCGTATTGGTGGACAGCCTGGAAACAgggggatccaccgagggagagaccGTCCAATTGGCGGTAAGCTCTGGAGGAAAAGGATATAACACGCCCAGGCGTTTTCCCCTCTGAAAACGTCTGGTCGGGTTCTGTCTCTGGACAAGATTTCCAAGAATTCAGGATGAGGAGCAAAAAACTTGGAGGGTGGTTtggcccgtctaaacgaaaccgcctgatctgcgggttccgtagagggatccttgatgccacaggtttggttTATTGCCCCAATGAGATTCTGGACCATATCTCGCATGGTGgcgatttggttagaatccagctccgaaatatcCTCCGAGGGCGCATCAGAGAAAGCCTCGCCTGACTCACGGGAGGATCGGGGGGACACCGACCTCAGGGGAGGGCCGTGTGGcgagatggagcgagaagaggactcagaacgacgttcctgtctggaccttttggTGGCTTATCAAGGAGGGCTTGGGCGGCggttcctgcgacccgctggcaaCTGCAGGGGTAACCGATCCAGTACAGACACCagggtttgagacacccgtgttaaaTCAGCCACCGATTGAGACAGAGAGGAggcccagcctgggatgggggtatcactctcgggcggatcagccgggggatcctgggcggtgggaacaatcgggttgctgcaggcctgacagagcgaAGAGGACTGACCTGAGAGAAGTTTGCTGTTACAGGACGAACAAGCAAAGTATTTGACTAAGACAGAAGACTTAGAGGAAGACGTAGGAGGGcgagagcggccccctttagagttagacattttgagaggtccctgaagaaaatgccagcaGGTTAGGGGACAGTGGAGGCAGAGgggggtgtcagtctgcagtgcagctaCTCACGCACCCGGTCCTGGAAGATGCAAAGTACTTGACTGGAGAAAAACCCCGCCTCGTGCTGTGCCCACAGAAGAGATGCGGTACACGATCCCGGGGTGGCGAAGATGCGGGGCGCGCTGCGTGAGCTCCTGCTGCTGTGAAGCGGTGACCAGACGAGTTTCCCTggaggaaagggggcggagccagacacgGAGGCGCCGGTGGGCAGGGCACATGTCGGGCGGGAAAAaaccctctgatgtgcctaaacagtagaaaccccccacaagtgaccccattttggaaactagaccccttaaggaacttatctagaggtgtgttgagcactttaaacccccaagtgcttcacagaaatttataacgtagagccgtgaaaataaaaaaatccttttttttccctcaaaaatgattttttagcctgcaatttattttcttaagggtaacaggagacatcggaccccaaaatctgttgaccagtttgtcctgagtacgccgataccccatatgtgggagggggcactgtttgggcacccatcggggctcggaaaggaaggagcgccgcttggaatgcagactttgatgggatagtctgcgtgcgttatgttgcgtttgcagagctcctgatgcacctaaacagtagaaaccccccacaagtgaccccattttggaaactagaccccccaaggaacttatctagatgtgtggtgagaactttgaatgcccaagtgcttcacatgagtttataatgcagagtagtgaaaataaaaaatatttttttttccacaaaagattttttagcccccaagtttttattttcacaagggtaacaggagaaattggaccccaaaagttgttgtccaatttatcccgagtacgctgatgccccatatttgggggtaaaccactgtttgggcgcatggcagagctcagaagggagggagcaccatttgactttttgagcccaaaattggctgtggcgtttagagaccccctgatgtacctaaacagtggaaaccccccaattctaactccaaccctaaccccaacacacccctaaacctaatcccaacccgatccataatcctaatcacaaccctaacgataatcacaaccctaaccccaaaacaaccataaccctaatcagaaccctaaatccaacacacccctaatcctaatctcaaccctaacctcaaacctaaccctaatcccaaccttaaccctaatcccaaacctaaccctaatcccaaacataaccctaatgccaaccctaatccaaaccctaaccctaatcccaactctaaccctaactttaaccgcaaccctagtcctaactttagccccaaccctaactttagccccaaccctaaccctaaatttagccccaaccctagccctaactttagcaccaaccctaaatttagccccaaccctaaccctaactttagcccaaccctaaccctaactttagccccaaccctaaccctaactttagccccaaccctaaccctaaatttagccccaaccctagccctaactttagcccaaccctaaccctaactttagccccaaccctaaccctaactttaaccccaaccctaaatttagccccaaccataaatttagccccaaccctaaccctaaatttagcctcaaccccaaatttagccctaaccctaactttagccccaaccctaaatttagccccaactcctctagctgctggcCGACAGattatggcgggcgcactgcgcatgcgcccgccattttcttaccggaggaagaagccggcggccaggaggggacacaagaggatccagggacactggtaagtataacagggtccccgaatccccctatttctctgtcctctgatgtgcgatcacatcagaggacagacaattacacacttttttttttgcggtcgccggtaaacagttaattactggcgatcgcaaaacaggggtcggtaaaaaccgaccccgatcatgttctttggggtctcggctacccccggcagccgagacccctaaGATCCTCCGGGtgctggcgggcgcactgcgcccgcaattttttggccggaacaagatggcggcgcccatcgggagccacgaggagcaccgggggagacaggtgagtatcggggggcgatcggggaccccatttctctgtcctctgatgtgcgatcacatcggaggacagagaaattaaatgggaaatcgcttttttttttgcgaccgccggtaaacggttaattaccggcgatcgcaacccgggggtcggtaaaaaaaccccgaatcatgttctctgggctctcggctacccccggcaactgagaccccagagaaaatccgactctggggggcgctattcactttttccacagcgccgttaattaacggcgctgtggcttaagtacccttaactgccgccgttaaaaggcgtatcggcggttgttaaggggttaaactcacaGTTTCTTGTGTTTCCAATAGCGAATGAATATTTAAATATCTTTTGTACTTCAATGTATTTGATACATACCTCATTTTTTGTACTTATACATCAATAAAAATTATTGAGCCAAAAGAAATGTTTAATAAATTGGGAATATTTAATTAGCTTAAAAAATAATGAAGaacattatgaaaaaaaaatatattattagcACCTATAAATTATTACATAAATCACAACTTTGCTTTCTTTTGGAAGAAACTAATAATTGCATTCATGCACTCCTCTGACAACCAGCGTTCTATGAGACGTTCACACTCCTGAGCATTAACGGCATGAAGCTTTTCTTTTTCTGTCTCGCGAATCAGTTGTTTGGAGAAAGCCAAGGACTAAAGAAAAAGTCAGACAACATTACATTAGGATGCAAAAGGAGATGCTTGATATATCTTGACACACAATTACCCCCTTTGCTTACTTATTAGTATCAGAATAAAAAAGAGTTACTTGTATGTACTTAGCCGAGAACACGTTATAAAAACACAAGTACGTAGCCAGGCGTATGACAAATAATACCTAGCCTTTTTAAGACAAACATATAAAAAGAAGAATCGTAGTTTATGTTCTATACACGATTTGCACCAGAAATGCTATCTGGAACCTGTCATTTGCATTGAAGTCACTAAACCACCAGCATTTGGCTGTACGGCTTGTGAATAGAGGTCCAAATATGCCTCTGTCAATGGTGTCCATTCAAGTATTAGCTATAAAAACTAGTTAGTGTGCAGCCCTGAATGCAAGTTGCCTGAAAAGAGGCATATGCTCTGCACCGTGGAAACTACGCCAGTATACCAAAGTTCTAATTGAACTTACCAACAAAGATTTAAAGGGTAATACCAATATGTCCAAAATAAATAACTGTTAGACACTTCAATTTACTATACATCAAAAAATGTCTGTAAGTGGCCTGATTGCCACCAGACAAAAAAATTCcaacaaaatataataaataaaaaatcaattttattaatgcATAATTAAAATAAATACTTAAAACACACAGGGCTAAAGATCTCCAAATGTGGAGGGGGAAGCACAGAAAAAAATTCAGAAGCATTGGAGTGGAAATGTGTAAACCAATAAAAACCCTGAAAAGGTCAATGTACCCTATAGGCCAAGTAAACAAAACATTGCCACTAATAATgaaataaatattaatataaataTATTGCCCCTGTGGAGGAAAATGAATCAGTGTTTGTAATAGTCAATATACTGATAAATATATAGCCATAATTCCCATAATGAAAAGACTCTGGCAAGTGATGCACAATAGGATCTGATGTAGCAGTATCAATATATCAATTGGTGCATCATAATATCTGATGCATCAACCACATAATGACCAATAAATGTGCCCAAATAGGTCAAATATAAAACATCCATTACCTGAAGGTAAGTGTTGCTGGCCAATAAATAGATCAGGGTGCGTGCTCACCCTCCCGCCCCGACGGGCGCAGTTTCGCTGCTCGTTTCTTCCGGGGACATGAACTAAGTTAATTCAACATTGATGGTTTTACGCAGGTGCAGCTTAGCAGGGTGCTGCGGCATTTTTCTGCTCCTCACACAGCAACTATGACCTCATGTACCCCATTTTCCTCCATATAAACCATCAATGTTGAATTAACTTAGTTCACTATGTGGATATTTTCATATATTAAAGCTGACTTTTATATTAAATACTGCCACGTGGTGCTATAACCATAAAAAGTTAAtcaatatatgtatattatattgtACATCACATGAATTGGTTTATGATAATTTTTAAAGGAAAAGGCATTCCAAAAATTGCTAGATGTTAGATTTGACAACACTATTATATATGTACTTTTGAATACATTTATTGCTGTGTACTGGCTCTTGAAAAAGACCACGTGAACTGCCGCTCTATCCCTGGATGTCTCTTTTTTGTCCGTTTAGTAAATCTCACGTATTTTGTTATTgtgcaattgtaaaaaaaaattttctaaTACTAATAAAGCATGATACTATTTTTTTACTATGACTATTTATCTTCAATTTTGATCCTGATATCTGTTATATTATATAGGAGCATAcatatgtttcttaacattttggtTTGATGGATCAGTTGTATAAGTTTTAAAGTTATGGGTGTCGGAAcaaggaagaaaaaataaaaatcacctgGTTTGTATGAATTGTGTTTGAACTCGTTTTGCAAAAACCTTTTTTTGACACAATCCTTTTGCACATGGAAAGGTTTTTCTTTTGCTTACTGAGTAAGACTAGTAAATGTTTGATGCGGGATCGGATGCAGTCATCTCAAAAGACTAGAGATACTAACACTTATCTACTCAGGTTGTCAATTTGTGAGCTCAAACTTACATCTTTGGGTAATTCACCATAAGCCTTGAGTCTCTCCCAAACCTCCTTCTGGAAAGTGCTATCCGGAAAAACTTCAGTGACAAGTCCAAGCTTGCAAGCTTCATGCGCTGTCAGCAACTTGTTAAAAAGAAGTACTTCTACAGCCTGTAAAACACATTGGACACAGAAATCACACACTGATCTATGGTATAAAAAAGCCCCCAAATGGCAAACACTGAAAGAAATGACACATCTTTTGCCTCAAGTTACAATGAGGCTAAATCTGAACACCAATCCTACAATCTGtaccaattatttatttattgtactaCTAAGACTTTGCACAATAAGCCAAAGCTTCAGCAACATATTTGCTGCAGGAGGCATTACATGCACATTAttctcagtgggaaaaacaagataatctactagttctgataccttttaatggctaagaaaaatagagggatttttggtacttaccgtaaaatctctttcttggagccttcattgggggacacaggacaaccatgggtgtatgctgctgctgctaggaggctgacaccatgcaaaaaaggaaaacggcgtagctcctccccggcagtatacacccaccgacaggcaccaagcacctcagttagtgcaaaaagcagtaggagaagcgacagaactcataacagtaaaagtaccaactcaactagggtctccaggccccaaacacggtaccagaacaaaccagtagggagggtgctgtgtcccccaatgaaggctccaagaaagagattttacggtaagtaccaaaaatccctctttctttatcgcttcattgggggacacaggacaaccatgggacgtccaaaagcagtcccggaaaggggtgggtagaaaggaagagagaaaaggtctcaggtcggccggtgtgcgaccgccgcctgcagtaccttcctaccaagaccttcatcggacgaggcttgggtatgaacccgatagaacctcgtaaacgtgtgcaaagacgaccaggttgcggccttgcaaacttgtaaggcggaggcctggtggcgaacagtccaagaagctccgacagctctggtggagtgagctcgcacccccGGGGGAGGACGTGCTTCATGAACacggtacgattctgaaattgccgagcgaatccagagcgaaatggtggatttagacgcttgaaagcccttccgacgaccttcagaaacgacaaggagagaatcggattgacggaagggagcggttctagaaagatagacccgaatggccctgaccacgtcaagcttgtgaagagacttctccaaaggatgagccggagaagggcaaaatgatggaaggacaATGCCTTCGTTGATGTGAAAAagccgagaccaccttgggaaggaattcaggaaccggtcgaagaacgaccttatcctgatgaagaatcaggaaaggggaacgacatgacagggctgccaactcggagaccctcctgatggatgtaatggcaatgaggaaggcgaccttccaagagagaagggaaaagggcatgtcatgaagaggctcaaagggagcagcctgaagagaaaaggacattggaaaaacctcattggtttcgcaccagcgaaagaacgctttccagtacctatggtagatacgggaagaagccggttttctggctctgatcatggtctgtatgacctgggaagagagaccagagtttttcaagactgcggcctcaacggccatgccattaaactcagcgactgagaactctggtggtagaGAGGTCCCTGCGAGAGGAGATCTGGCCGATCTGGGAGTCTCCAAGGAGTGTCCGCGAGCATGTTTACGAGCTTGGCGTACCACGGCCGCCttggccagtccggcgctatcagtatgactggaatcccttccaacttgatcttctttaccacccttggaatcaaggggaggggtgggaacaggtagggaaactgaaactgggaccatggaattaccagggcatcgtggccgacggcaagaggatcccaggacctggcgacaaactgagggaccttgtggttcatccgcgacgccataagatcgacgtctggcgtaccccagcggaggcaaatttgattgaagactgcggggtggagagaccactcgcccgctgctaggccctggcgacagtcggctgcccagttttcgaccccgtggatatgaacggctgatatgaccggaacgtggcgttccgcccaccgaagaatctttgccacttctgccattacttggccgctgcgagtcccgccctggtggtttaagtacgccacggccgtggcattgtccgactggatgCGGACGGGAAAATTTAacagaagagactgccagcgggttaacgcaaggaagattgccctgatctccagaaggttgatgggaatgagagcttcctgggtggtccaacggccctgagccgtgtgttgtcggaagactgctccccacccaAGAAGGCTGGCattggtggtgatgacctgccactgaaggggaagaaatgatcttcctctcaggagagaggaggacaacgtccaccaggttagggactgacggacctggagaggaaggtggacgggacggtctagggagtccaaggacctgttccaggtggataggaggaatagttggagggggcgggtgtggaactgggcgaaaggaacagcctccttgaaggccaccatctttcccaggattCCCATGCAGAAACGTAGTGACTGAGGGgctgggcgtttgagaaggcggaccgccttgaggagtactgagaacttgttctctgggaggaagacccgagctaagttcgtgtcgaacaccatgcccagaaaggacagtcgttgggatggaatcagagaggatttggtccggttgataatccagccgagacgggtcagggtgtccagggagacctggagactgtgggcacagtctagacgagaggaccccttgatcaacagatcgtccaggtaggggataacgaggatccccctggaacgaaggagggccatgaccgccaccatgattttggtgaagaccctgggggcagacgctaaaccgaaggggagagccgtgaactggtagtgattgtccccgacagcaaaccgaaggaatctctgatgccgtacgcagatggggacatgaaggtacgcatcttggatgtcgaccgagcagaggaactccccggGTTCCATGGCGGCGATTACTGACCacagggattccattctgaagtggcgaggt
This is a stretch of genomic DNA from Ranitomeya variabilis isolate aRanVar5 chromosome 6, aRanVar5.hap1, whole genome shotgun sequence. It encodes these proteins:
- the LOC143782404 gene encoding enoyl-CoA delta isomerase 2-like translates to MAKDSAVILEAFVSKFIDFPKPLIAVVNGPAVGISVTILGLFDLVYATDRATFHTPFSQLGQSPEGCSSYTFPRIMGLSKAVEVLLFNKLLTAHEACKLGLVTEVFPDSTFQKEVWERLKAYGELPKDSLAFSKQLIRETEKEKLHAVNAQECERLIERWLSEECMNAIISFFQKKAKL